One genomic window of Aethina tumida isolate Nest 87 chromosome 3, icAetTumi1.1, whole genome shotgun sequence includes the following:
- the LOC109605620 gene encoding tumor necrosis factor alpha-induced protein 8-like protein isoform X1, producing the protein MTTMVELESWLIYQCIATECSNCLFMTESAFKARDIGLRAQKKILSRMAGKNVARAFIDDTTASLLDNLYRLAKQYSNNKKEAEKIVKNIIKVVIKLGVLHRNNLLTEEELRQAEKFKAKFRIAGMAVISFYEVDFSYDRNYITSALNESHKCLQYIVSNHLTDKSLARTDSVFQFFTNEQFLDALFKRDSEYREALGRLVGDLNKAIENGDL; encoded by the exons ATGACAACCATGGTAGAACTTGAAAGCTGGTTAATCTACCAGTGCATCGCCACCGAATGCAGCAACTGTCTCT TTATGACCGAAAGCGCATTCAAAGCGCGAGATATTGGCCTAAGGGcccaaaagaaaatattatctcGCATGGCTGGAAAGAATGTCGCCAGAGCCTTCATAGACGACACAACGGCCTCACTTCTGGATAACTTATACCGTCTCGCCAAGCAATAT TCGAACAACAAAAAAGAAGCAGAAAAAATCGTAAAGAACATAATAAAAGTGGTGATCAAACTAGGCGTACTGCATCGCAATAACCTTCTCACCGAAGAAGAACTGCGCCAGGCCGAGAAATTCAAGGCGAAGTTCCGTATCGCCGGGATGGCGGTGATCTCCTTCTACGAGGTGGACTTCAGTTACGACCGCAATTACATAACGTCAGCGCTGAACGAATCACACAAGTGCCTACAGTACATCGTTTCCAATCATCTGACCGACAAGTCGCTGGCGAGGACTGACagtgtttttcagtttttcacaAATGAACAGTTCCTGGACGCACTTTTCAAAAGGGACTCCGAGTATAGGGAGGCCTTGGGTAGGTTGGTGGGAGATCTAAATAAGGCCATAGAAAACGGCGACTTGTAA
- the LOC109605620 gene encoding tumor necrosis factor alpha-induced protein 8-like protein isoform X2, with translation MQQLSLYFFCWSQFLNKPPMLDSVMTESAFKARDIGLRAQKKILSRMAGKNVARAFIDDTTASLLDNLYRLAKQYSNNKKEAEKIVKNIIKVVIKLGVLHRNNLLTEEELRQAEKFKAKFRIAGMAVISFYEVDFSYDRNYITSALNESHKCLQYIVSNHLTDKSLARTDSVFQFFTNEQFLDALFKRDSEYREALGRLVGDLNKAIENGDL, from the exons ATGCAGCAACTGTCTCT gtattttttctgttggtcccaatttttaaataagccGCCAATGTTGGATTCAG TTATGACCGAAAGCGCATTCAAAGCGCGAGATATTGGCCTAAGGGcccaaaagaaaatattatctcGCATGGCTGGAAAGAATGTCGCCAGAGCCTTCATAGACGACACAACGGCCTCACTTCTGGATAACTTATACCGTCTCGCCAAGCAATAT TCGAACAACAAAAAAGAAGCAGAAAAAATCGTAAAGAACATAATAAAAGTGGTGATCAAACTAGGCGTACTGCATCGCAATAACCTTCTCACCGAAGAAGAACTGCGCCAGGCCGAGAAATTCAAGGCGAAGTTCCGTATCGCCGGGATGGCGGTGATCTCCTTCTACGAGGTGGACTTCAGTTACGACCGCAATTACATAACGTCAGCGCTGAACGAATCACACAAGTGCCTACAGTACATCGTTTCCAATCATCTGACCGACAAGTCGCTGGCGAGGACTGACagtgtttttcagtttttcacaAATGAACAGTTCCTGGACGCACTTTTCAAAAGGGACTCCGAGTATAGGGAGGCCTTGGGTAGGTTGGTGGGAGATCTAAATAAGGCCATAGAAAACGGCGACTTGTAA
- the LOC109605620 gene encoding tumor necrosis factor alpha-induced protein 8-like protein isoform X3, which yields MLDSVMTESAFKARDIGLRAQKKILSRMAGKNVARAFIDDTTASLLDNLYRLAKQYSNNKKEAEKIVKNIIKVVIKLGVLHRNNLLTEEELRQAEKFKAKFRIAGMAVISFYEVDFSYDRNYITSALNESHKCLQYIVSNHLTDKSLARTDSVFQFFTNEQFLDALFKRDSEYREALGRLVGDLNKAIENGDL from the exons ATGTTGGATTCAG TTATGACCGAAAGCGCATTCAAAGCGCGAGATATTGGCCTAAGGGcccaaaagaaaatattatctcGCATGGCTGGAAAGAATGTCGCCAGAGCCTTCATAGACGACACAACGGCCTCACTTCTGGATAACTTATACCGTCTCGCCAAGCAATAT TCGAACAACAAAAAAGAAGCAGAAAAAATCGTAAAGAACATAATAAAAGTGGTGATCAAACTAGGCGTACTGCATCGCAATAACCTTCTCACCGAAGAAGAACTGCGCCAGGCCGAGAAATTCAAGGCGAAGTTCCGTATCGCCGGGATGGCGGTGATCTCCTTCTACGAGGTGGACTTCAGTTACGACCGCAATTACATAACGTCAGCGCTGAACGAATCACACAAGTGCCTACAGTACATCGTTTCCAATCATCTGACCGACAAGTCGCTGGCGAGGACTGACagtgtttttcagtttttcacaAATGAACAGTTCCTGGACGCACTTTTCAAAAGGGACTCCGAGTATAGGGAGGCCTTGGGTAGGTTGGTGGGAGATCTAAATAAGGCCATAGAAAACGGCGACTTGTAA